In a single window of the Amia ocellicauda isolate fAmiCal2 chromosome 20, fAmiCal2.hap1, whole genome shotgun sequence genome:
- the LOC136716157 gene encoding serine/threonine-protein kinase N2-like yields MFFQGRILPLVFPAALVLMGWYWYKSRKNKPDPSTDTEECAGEQLQKTHSPAAEEEFEYLEENEHREVEFERLQKEENEHLEMQEFEQLEKEIEDLEEFEDLEKCLEDGLDLDLPQPDVTGQFYCCLEDFKCVAVLGRGAFGKVLLAESRRTTQRFALKAIQKRGAVDSQDVASLMCERSVLQTVSSVHHPFLVNFYGSFQTEEHLVFIMEYVAGGDLTLDGEAISEPRAVFSAACVVLGVDFLHRHNIAHRDLKLPNLLMDRRGFVKIADFGLCKENMGVSDRTSSFCGTPDFLAPEVLSEESYTRAVDWWALGVLLFEMMVGDCPFTGANERDLYESIVNDPVPFPQHLSNEAVSVMTRLMSKNPAWRLGAGERGAQDVMQHAFFRSVDWPGLEAQRVTPPFVPTVREHKDVGDDLTSEAPVLSLGSRVLSPEEQDLFQEFDFVADRY; encoded by the coding sequence atgttttttcaggGGAGAATCCTGCCGCTAGTTTTTCCAGCAGCGCTGGTGCTTATGGGCTGGTATTGGTATAAGTCGCGCAAGAACAAGCCCGACCCCAGTACCGACACGGAGGAATGTGCTGGAGAGCagctgcaaaaaacacacagcCCAGCGGCGGAGGAGGAGTTTGAATATCTGGAAGAAAATGAACATCGGGAGGTCGAGTTTGAACGTCTGCAGAAGGAGGAGAATGAACACCTGGAGATGCAGGAGTTTGAGCagctggagaaggagattgaagaCCTGGAGGAGTTTGAAGATCTGGAGAAGTGTCTCGAAGATGGTCTAGACCTCGATCTCCCACAGCCAGATGTGACGGGGCAATTTTATTGTTGTCTGGAGGATTTCAAATGTGTCGCTGTTCTAGGGCGCGGCGCATTTGGAAAGGTGCTGCTTGCCGAGTCGAGAAGAACGACCCAAAGATTTGCCCTCAAGGCCATTCAAAAAAGAGGGGCTGTTGACAGTCAAGATGTTGCAAGCCTCATGTGTGAGAGGAGCGTCTTGCAGACTGTGAGCAGCGTGCACCACCCTTTCTTGGTGAACTTCTACGGCTCCTTCCAGACTGAGGAGCACTTGGTCTTCATCATGGAGTACGTCGCAGGGGGAGACCTCACGCTGGACGGAGAAGCGATCTCAGAGCCCCGGGCTGTATTCAGTGCTGCTTGTGTGGTGTTGGGGGTGGATTTCCTGCACAGGCACAATATCGCACACAGGGATCTGAAGCTGCCCAACCTGCTGATGGACAGACGAGGCTTCGTGAAGATTGCGGACTTTGGTCTGTGCAAGGAAAATATGGGTGTAAGTGACCGGACGAGTTCGTTCTGTGGGACTCCTGACTTCCTTGCTCCAGAAGTCCTGTCGGAGGAGTCCTACACCCGTGCAGTTGATTGGTGGGCACTGGGGGTCCTGCTCTTTGAGATGATGGTGGGCGATTGTCCTTTTACCGGAGCCAATGAGCGGGATCTGTACGAGAGTATCGTGAATGATCCAGTGCCATTCCCCCAGCACCTGTCAAACGAAGCAGTCTCCGTCATGACAAGGCTGATGAGCAAGAATCCTGCTTGGCGGCTCGGGGCCGGAGAGCGAGGCGCCCAAGACGTGATGCAGCACGCCTTCTTCAGGAGCGTGGACTGGCCTGGGCTGGAGGCACAGAGGGTAACGCCTCCATTTGTGCCCACCGTCAGAGAGCACAAGGATGTGGGTGATGATTTAACATCTGAAGCCCCAGTCCTCAGTCTTGGCTCCAGGGTCCTCAGCCCGGAGGAGCAGGACTTGTTCCAGGAGTTTGACTTCGTCGCGGACCGGTATTAA